The following proteins come from a genomic window of Alnus glutinosa chromosome 10, dhAlnGlut1.1, whole genome shotgun sequence:
- the LOC133880113 gene encoding 14 kDa proline-rich protein DC2.15-like, translating to MGSKAITTIAFLVSLNLLFFTMVTSTYVPCPPPPPKTPKHPPVKPHPTPAAPKPTTCPKDTLKLGVCANLLNDLVHLVVGTPPKTPCCSLIQGLADVEAAVCLCTAIRANVLGINLNVPVSLSLLLNYCGKNVPTGFQCA from the coding sequence ATGGGTTCTAAGGCTATTACAACCATAGCTTTTCTAGTCTCTCTCAACCTTCTCTTCTTCACTATGGTCACTTCAACATATGTCCCTTGCCCACCACCGCCACCAAAGACTCCAAAACATCCTCCGGTAAAGCCACACCCGACCCCAGCGGCGCCTAAGCCCACCACTTGCCCCAAGGACACCCTTAAGCTAGGGGTGTGTGCCAACCTGTTGAATGATTTGGTGCACCTTGTTGTTGGAACTCCACCAAAGACACCCTGCTGCAGCCTCATCCAGGGGCTTGCTGACGTGGAAGCTGCTGTTTGCCTTTGTACTGCCATCAGGGCCAATGTTTTGGGCATCAATCTTAATGTCCCTGTCTCGTTGAGCTTGCTGCTCAATTACTGTGGAAAGAATGTTCCCACAGGCTTCCAATGCGCTTAA
- the LOC133880531 gene encoding 14 kDa proline-rich protein DC2.15-like: MGSKAIATIAFLVSLNLLFFTMVTSTYVPCPPPPPKTPKHPPVKPHPTPAAPKPATCPKDTLKLGVCANLLNDLVHLVVGTPPKTPCCSLIQGLADVEAAVCLCTAIKANVLGINLNVPVSLSLLLNYCGKNVPTGFQCA, translated from the coding sequence ATGGGTTCTAAGGCTATTGCAACCATAGCTTTTCTAGTCTCTCTCAACCTTCTCTTCTTCACTATGGTCACTTCAACCTATGTCCCTtgcccaccaccaccaccaaagACTCCAAAACACCCTCCGGTAAAGCCACATCCGACCCCAGCGGCACCTAAGCCCGCCACTTGCCCCAAGGACACCCTTAAGCTAGGGGTGTGTGCCAACTTGTTGAATGATTTGGTGCACCTTGTTGTTGGAACACCACCAAAGACACCCTGCTGCAGCCTCATCCAGGGGCTTGCTGATGTGGAAGCTGCTGTTTGCCTTTGCACTGCCATCAAGGCCAATGTTTTGGGCATCAATCTCAATGTCCCCGTCTCGTTGAGCTTGCTGCTCAATTACTGCGGAAAGAATGTTCCCACAGGCTTCCAATGCGCCTAA
- the LOC133880114 gene encoding putative lipid-binding protein At4g00165: protein MGFRGHKAAAACFFIFLNIISFTHVSSDDDHNLPKASSLKCPKDTLKFGVCGSWLGLVTEVIGTKPSEECCTLVKGLADLEAASCLCTAIKANVLGIVNLKLPVAITLLLNACGKKVPQGFVCE, encoded by the coding sequence ATGGGTTTTAGGGGTCATAAGGCCGCAGCAGCTTGCTTCTTCATCTTCCTTAACATCATATCTTTCACTCATGTTTCATCTGATGATGATCATAATCTTCCAAAAGCTTCTTCCTTGAAATGCCCGAAAGATACTCTAAAGTTTGGTGTTTGTGGGAGCTGGCTAGGACTGGTCACTGAGGTTATTGGGACGAAACCAAGCGAGGAATGCTGCACGCTGGTGAAAGGCCTTGCAGATCTTGAAGCTGCTTCGTGTTTATGCACCGCCATTAAGGCCAACGTGTTGGGAATTGTCAATCTCAAGCTGCCTGTTGCCATCACTTTGCTTCTTAATGCTTGCGGGAAGAAGGTCCCTCAAGGCTTTGTATGTGAATAG